A genomic segment from Pseudomonas sessilinigenes encodes:
- the rlmM gene encoding 23S rRNA (cytidine(2498)-2'-O)-methyltransferase RlmM, with protein sequence MNTLFFHCRPGFEGEVCSEIADHAAHLNVSGYAKAKPGTACAQFICTEQDGAQRLMQGLSFDKLIFPRQWARGGFIDLPETDRVSAILAYLAHFPQCGSLWLEVVDTNDGKELSTFCKKFEGPLRKALLGAGKLVEEASKPRLLLTFMSGREVFVGLADAGNSAMWPMGIPRLKFPREAPSRSTLKLEEAWHHFIPREQWDERLHSDMTGVDLGAAPGGWTWQLVNRGMLVTAVDNGPMAESLMDTGLVQHLMADGFTYKPRQPVDWMVCDIVEKPARNAALLETWIGEGHCREAVVNLKLPMKQRYAEVKRLLERIEEGFKARGIRVAIGCKQLYHDREEVTCHLRRLEHKPARSR encoded by the coding sequence ATGAACACCCTGTTTTTCCATTGCCGTCCCGGTTTCGAGGGCGAAGTCTGTTCGGAGATCGCCGATCACGCGGCTCACCTGAACGTCTCCGGTTATGCCAAGGCCAAGCCCGGTACTGCTTGTGCGCAGTTCATCTGCACTGAGCAGGATGGGGCCCAACGCCTGATGCAGGGCCTGAGCTTCGACAAGCTGATCTTTCCCCGGCAGTGGGCGCGGGGAGGTTTCATCGATCTGCCGGAAACCGATCGCGTCAGTGCGATCCTGGCCTACCTGGCCCATTTCCCACAGTGCGGCAGTTTATGGCTGGAAGTGGTGGACACCAACGACGGCAAGGAACTGTCGACTTTTTGCAAGAAGTTCGAAGGCCCGCTGCGCAAGGCCCTGCTCGGGGCCGGCAAGCTGGTGGAGGAGGCCAGCAAGCCGCGCTTGTTGTTGACGTTCATGAGTGGCCGCGAAGTGTTCGTCGGGCTGGCCGATGCCGGTAATTCGGCGATGTGGCCCATGGGAATTCCACGGCTGAAGTTCCCCCGGGAAGCTCCCAGTCGCTCGACCCTGAAGCTTGAGGAGGCCTGGCACCACTTCATTCCCCGCGAGCAGTGGGACGAGCGCTTGCACAGCGACATGACCGGCGTCGACCTGGGCGCTGCGCCGGGAGGCTGGACCTGGCAACTGGTCAATCGCGGCATGCTGGTGACCGCGGTCGATAACGGGCCAATGGCCGAGAGCCTGATGGACACAGGCCTGGTCCAGCACCTGATGGCCGACGGTTTCACCTACAAGCCTCGTCAGCCGGTGGACTGGATGGTCTGCGACATCGTCGAGAAACCGGCGCGCAACGCAGCCTTGCTGGAGACGTGGATCGGCGAGGGGCATTGTCGCGAGGCAGTGGTCAACCTGAAGCTGCCGATGAAGCAGCGTTATGCCGAGGTGAAGCGCTTGCTGGAGCGGATTGAAGAGGGGTTCAAGGCCCGGGGGATTCGCGTGGCCATTGGCTGCAAGCAGCTGTACCACGATCGAGAGGAAGTGACCTGCCACCTGCGCCGCCTGGAGCACAAGCCCGCCCGCTCGCGCTGA
- the tusA gene encoding sulfurtransferase TusA produces MSQIIDTPVDGTLDATGLNCPEPVMMLHQHIRDLPPGGLLKVIATDPSTRRDIPKFCVFLDHELVAQQEEAGTYLYWIRKKLD; encoded by the coding sequence ATGAGTCAAATCATCGATACGCCGGTTGACGGCACCCTCGACGCCACCGGGCTCAACTGCCCGGAGCCAGTGATGATGCTGCACCAGCACATTCGTGATCTACCGCCGGGTGGACTGTTGAAGGTGATTGCCACCGACCCGTCCACCCGCCGCGATATTCCCAAGTTCTGCGTCTTCCTGGACCACGAGTTGGTGGCGCAGCAGGAAGAGGCCGGGACCTACCTCTACTGGATCCGCAAGAAGCTCGATTAA
- a CDS encoding MATE family efflux transporter: MNSVIDSSTPLPTSRPVRVGRELKDLLALALPIMIAQVATTAMGFVDAVMAGRVGPRDLAAVALGNSIWIPVFLLMTGTLLATTPKVAQRFGADKLDEIGPLVRQALWLAIVAGISAMLILVSAEPVLHLMKVDPELIGPCMGYLHGIASGLPAVALYYVLRCLSDGLGRTVPSMVIGLCGLALNIPINYIFIYGHFGVPAMGGVGCGWATAIVMWAMMLGMAGWIRWAPAYRKIQLFSRFDWPQGAMIGRLLSIGLPIGIAVFAESSIFAVIALLIGSLGATVVAGHQIALNVSALMFMIPYSLAMAVTVRVGQSLGRQEPRNARFSAGVGMATALVYACLSASLMFFLREPIASIYTADPLVIQVASMLIVYAALFQFSDGIQVTAAGALRGYQDTRVTMILTLFAYWGIGLPVGYALGLTEWFGAPRGPSGLWEGLIVGLSCAALMLSIRLVRSARKQIRISRSAS; encoded by the coding sequence GTGAATTCCGTGATCGACTCATCCACTCCCCTCCCCACCAGCCGTCCCGTGCGGGTTGGCCGTGAACTCAAGGATCTGCTGGCTCTTGCCCTGCCGATCATGATCGCCCAAGTGGCGACCACCGCCATGGGTTTCGTCGATGCCGTGATGGCCGGGCGAGTCGGCCCCCGCGACTTGGCGGCCGTGGCGCTGGGCAACTCGATCTGGATCCCGGTGTTCCTCTTGATGACCGGCACCTTGCTGGCCACCACGCCGAAGGTGGCCCAGCGTTTCGGCGCCGACAAGCTCGATGAAATCGGCCCGCTGGTGCGCCAGGCACTGTGGCTGGCCATCGTGGCCGGGATCTCGGCCATGCTGATACTGGTCAGTGCCGAGCCGGTGCTGCACCTGATGAAGGTCGATCCGGAGCTGATCGGGCCCTGCATGGGCTACTTGCACGGCATCGCCAGCGGCCTGCCCGCGGTAGCGCTGTATTACGTGCTGCGCTGCTTGAGCGATGGCCTGGGCCGCACGGTGCCGAGCATGGTCATCGGCCTCTGCGGCCTGGCCCTGAATATCCCCATCAACTACATCTTCATCTACGGTCATTTCGGCGTACCGGCCATGGGCGGTGTCGGCTGCGGCTGGGCCACGGCGATCGTGATGTGGGCCATGATGCTGGGCATGGCCGGCTGGATTCGCTGGGCCCCGGCCTACCGCAAGATTCAATTGTTCAGCCGTTTCGACTGGCCACAAGGAGCGATGATCGGGCGCTTGCTGAGCATCGGCCTGCCCATCGGCATCGCGGTATTCGCCGAATCGAGCATCTTCGCGGTGATCGCCCTGCTGATCGGCAGCCTGGGTGCCACGGTAGTGGCCGGACACCAGATTGCCCTCAACGTCAGCGCCCTGATGTTCATGATCCCCTACTCCCTGGCCATGGCGGTGACCGTGCGGGTCGGCCAGTCGCTGGGACGCCAGGAACCACGCAACGCTCGCTTCAGCGCCGGCGTCGGCATGGCCACCGCGCTCGTCTATGCCTGCTTGTCAGCGAGCCTGATGTTCTTCCTGCGCGAGCCTATCGCCTCGATCTACACCGCCGACCCGCTGGTGATCCAGGTGGCATCGATGCTGATCGTGTATGCCGCGCTGTTCCAGTTCTCCGACGGCATCCAGGTGACTGCCGCCGGGGCACTGCGCGGCTACCAGGACACTCGGGTGACGATGATCCTGACCTTGTTCGCGTATTGGGGCATTGGTCTGCCGGTGGGCTATGCCCTGGGGCTGACCGAATGGTTCGGTGCCCCCAGGGGACCAAGCGGCCTCTGGGAGGGCTTGATCGTCGGCTTGAGCTGCGCCGCGCTGATGCTTTCGATCCGCCTGGTGCGCAGTGCACGCAAGCAGATTCGCATCAGCCGCTCGGCGAGTTAA
- the pdxB gene encoding 4-phosphoerythronate dehydrogenase PdxB, whose product MLIVADENIPLIDEFFAGFGEIRRFPGRAIDRQSVAQADVLLVRSVTRVDQALLEGSPVRFVGTCTIGTDHLDLDYFQQAGITWSSAPGCNARGVVDYVLGSLLTLAELEGVDLARRCYGVVGAGEVGGRLIEVLRGLGWNVLVCDPQRQAVEGGDYVSLEQLLERCDVISLHTPLTRHGEHRTWHLLDRQRLERLRQGTWLINAARGPVVDNRALREVLVQREDLQAVLDVWEEEPTVDSALADLCVLATPHIAGYSLDGKQRGTAQIYQAFCRHFGHAEQVRLETLLPAPWVAQVSLNASADPAWALAAICRAVYDPRRDDADFRRSLSDNVALQRSAFDGLRKHYPERREIDGLQVRIQGESAALSRIVRALGASQV is encoded by the coding sequence ATGTTGATTGTTGCCGACGAAAACATTCCCCTGATCGATGAGTTCTTTGCCGGTTTCGGCGAGATCCGGCGCTTTCCCGGGCGCGCCATCGATCGGCAGAGCGTAGCGCAGGCCGATGTCCTGCTAGTGCGTTCGGTGACCCGGGTCGACCAGGCTTTGCTCGAGGGGAGCCCGGTACGTTTTGTCGGCACTTGCACCATCGGTACCGATCACCTGGACCTGGACTACTTCCAGCAGGCCGGCATCACTTGGTCCAGCGCGCCGGGATGTAACGCCCGTGGCGTGGTGGATTACGTGTTGGGCAGCCTGCTGACCCTGGCCGAGCTCGAGGGTGTCGACCTGGCCCGGCGCTGTTACGGCGTGGTCGGGGCTGGCGAGGTGGGGGGGCGGCTGATCGAGGTGCTGCGCGGCCTGGGCTGGAACGTACTGGTCTGTGATCCCCAGCGCCAGGCGGTGGAAGGTGGCGACTATGTCAGCCTGGAGCAGTTGCTCGAGCGTTGTGATGTCATCAGCCTGCACACGCCGCTGACCCGGCATGGCGAGCATCGTACCTGGCACTTGCTGGATCGCCAGCGCCTGGAGCGGCTGCGCCAGGGAACCTGGTTGATCAATGCCGCCCGGGGCCCGGTGGTGGACAACCGTGCACTGCGTGAAGTGCTGGTGCAGCGCGAGGACCTGCAGGCGGTGCTGGATGTCTGGGAGGAGGAACCCACGGTGGACAGTGCACTGGCCGACCTTTGCGTGCTGGCCACGCCGCACATCGCCGGCTACAGCCTGGATGGCAAGCAACGGGGGACGGCGCAGATCTACCAGGCGTTCTGCCGGCATTTTGGTCATGCCGAGCAGGTTCGCCTGGAGACCCTGCTGCCAGCCCCCTGGGTGGCGCAGGTCAGCCTGAATGCCAGTGCCGATCCGGCCTGGGCCCTGGCAGCGATCTGCCGGGCGGTGTATGACCCGCGCCGGGACGATGCGGATTTTCGGCGTAGCCTGTCGGATAACGTCGCCCTGCAGCGCAGTGCTTTCGACGGGCTGCGCAAGCATTACCCTGAGCGCCGTGAGATCGACGGTTTGCAGGTGCGAATCCAGGGCGAATCAGCGGCTTTGAGCAGGATCGTCCGGGCCCTGGGAGCCAGCCAGGTCTAG
- a CDS encoding PA1571 family protein, which yields MSLQHSSNDKIQVIRTQPNQSLGCAIIDAQGREVPITEDMIQNACRELEKRLVKPARQD from the coding sequence ATGTCCTTGCAACACAGCAGCAATGACAAGATTCAAGTAATTCGTACCCAGCCTAACCAGTCTCTGGGGTGTGCCATCATCGACGCCCAAGGCCGCGAAGTACCTATTACTGAAGACATGATCCAGAACGCCTGCCGCGAACTGGAAAAGCGACTGGTCAAGCCTGCTCGGCAAGATTGA
- a CDS encoding ABC transporter transmembrane domain-containing protein → MNGMLSSRHRRALKLAGRFIAPYRWQALGALLALILTAGITLSMGQGIRLLVDQGFMTQSPHLLNQSIALFLLLVLALAVGTFVRFYLVSWIGERCVADIRRQVFNHLIYLHPGFYENNRSSEIQSRLTADTTLLQSVIGSSLSLFLRNALMVLGGVVLLFITNPKLTSIVVIALPLVLVPILFFGRRVRSLSRLSQDRIADVGSYVAETLGQIKTVQAYNHQPQDEQRFAVTVEEAFRTARQRIVQRAWLITLVIVLVLGAVGVMLWVGGMDVIAGRISGGELAAFVFYSLIVGSAFGTLSEVIGELQRAAGAAERIAELLRADSIILAPESGLVSLPARVQGALQLEGLRFAYPSRPDRYALDGLSLNIQAGETLALVGPSGAGKSTLYDLLLRFYDPQQGQILLDGVPLTRLDPLDLRRCFALVSQSPALFYGSIEENIRYGNPGASLEQIQEAARIAYAHEFIEQMPQGYQTHLGDAGQGLSGGQRQRLAIARALLVDAPILLLDEATSALDAQSEHLIQQALPSLMRNRTTLVIAHRLATVKNADRIAVMDQGRLVAVGSHQQLLVSSPLYARLAALQFSDGSV, encoded by the coding sequence ATGAACGGCATGCTTTCTTCTCGTCATCGCCGGGCCTTGAAACTGGCCGGCCGCTTTATCGCTCCCTACCGTTGGCAGGCGTTGGGAGCCTTGCTGGCACTGATCCTGACTGCGGGCATTACCCTGTCCATGGGGCAGGGTATCCGGCTGTTGGTGGACCAGGGTTTCATGACCCAGTCCCCCCATCTGCTGAACCAGTCCATCGCCCTGTTCCTGCTGCTGGTGCTGGCCCTGGCGGTGGGGACATTCGTGCGCTTTTACCTGGTGTCCTGGATTGGCGAGCGCTGCGTGGCGGACATTCGGCGCCAGGTGTTCAACCACTTGATCTACTTGCACCCTGGCTTCTACGAGAACAATCGCAGTTCGGAGATCCAGTCCCGGCTGACGGCAGACACCACGTTGCTGCAATCGGTGATCGGCTCGTCCTTGTCGTTGTTCCTGCGCAACGCCCTGATGGTGCTGGGTGGGGTGGTGCTGTTGTTTATCACCAACCCCAAGCTCACCAGCATCGTCGTGATCGCCTTGCCGCTGGTATTGGTACCGATCCTGTTCTTCGGTCGCCGAGTGCGCAGCCTGTCGCGCCTGAGCCAGGACCGGATCGCCGATGTCGGCAGCTATGTTGCGGAAACCCTCGGCCAGATCAAGACAGTCCAAGCCTACAACCACCAGCCCCAGGACGAGCAGCGTTTTGCCGTGACCGTGGAGGAGGCGTTCCGTACGGCGCGCCAGCGCATTGTCCAGAGGGCCTGGCTGATCACCCTGGTGATCGTGCTGGTTCTGGGTGCCGTGGGAGTGATGCTCTGGGTCGGTGGCATGGACGTGATCGCCGGGCGAATTTCCGGCGGTGAGCTGGCCGCCTTCGTGTTCTACAGCCTGATCGTCGGCAGTGCCTTCGGGACCTTGAGCGAGGTGATCGGCGAGTTGCAGCGGGCGGCAGGGGCTGCTGAGCGAATTGCCGAACTGTTGCGGGCAGACAGCATCATCCTGGCGCCCGAGAGCGGATTGGTGAGCCTACCGGCTAGGGTGCAAGGCGCATTGCAGCTCGAGGGGTTGCGGTTCGCCTATCCGTCGCGCCCGGACCGTTATGCCCTGGATGGCCTTTCCCTGAATATCCAGGCCGGAGAAACCCTGGCACTGGTCGGGCCTTCGGGGGCCGGTAAATCCACTCTCTATGATTTGCTGCTGCGTTTCTACGATCCGCAGCAGGGGCAGATCCTTCTCGATGGCGTGCCCCTGACCCGTCTCGATCCGCTGGACTTGCGCCGTTGCTTTGCCCTGGTGTCCCAGAGCCCGGCGCTGTTCTACGGCAGTATCGAGGAGAACATTCGCTACGGTAATCCCGGTGCGAGCCTGGAACAGATCCAGGAGGCGGCAAGGATCGCCTACGCCCATGAGTTCATCGAGCAGATGCCCCAGGGGTACCAGACCCATCTGGGCGATGCGGGGCAGGGGCTGTCTGGCGGCCAGCGCCAGCGCCTGGCGATTGCCCGGGCCTTGCTGGTGGATGCGCCGATCCTGTTGCTGGACGAGGCTACCAGCGCCCTCGATGCGCAAAGCGAGCACCTGATCCAGCAGGCCTTGCCGAGCCTCATGAGGAACCGCACCACCCTGGTGATTGCCCATCGCCTGGCGACGGTGAAGAATGCCGACCGCATCGCGGTCATGGATCAGGGTCGTCTGGTGGCGGTAGGCAGCCACCAGCAGTTGCTTGTCAGCAGCCCGTTGTATGCGCGGCTGGCAGCGCTGCAATTCAGTGATGGTTCGGTTTGA
- a CDS encoding transglycosylase SLT domain-containing protein, translating to MRSRLFSLLSCLLLSATAAQSAQAADLTLQRQYYDEAKRALAKGDSGPYFRYADALRDYPLEPYLAYDELTARLKSASNAEIEKFLAEHGDLPQANWMKLRWLRWLAERGDWATFTKYYDPKLNFTELDCLNGQYQLGHNLKAEGYATAEKLWLSGKSQPAACDGLFGQWAAEGQLTEQKRWQRAKLAAEARNYALANSLVNSMTTLAPQGRLLVDVAQKPELLSQPSRFQPVNEAMSDVVGLGLRRLARQDPDKAMALLDGYASSMHFSRDEKVAIAREIGLTLARRFDSRALDVMTKYDPELRDNTVSEWRLRLLLRLARWEDAYQLTRKLPQELASTNRWRYWQARSLELAEPKNPQAQALFKGLSRERDFYGFLAADHAKAPYQLNNQPLMLSQAVINKVRNTPGVRRALELHARGQIVDGRREWYHVSRHFNRDEMVAQARLAYDLKWYFPAIRTISQAQYWDDLDIRFPMAHRDTLVREAKVRGLHSSWVFAITRQESAFMDDARSGVGASGLMQLMPGTAKETARKFSIPLASPQQVLDPDKNIQLGAAYLSQVHSQFNGNRVLASAAYNAGPGRVRQWLKGADHLSFDVWVESIPFDETRQYVQNVLSYSVIYGQKLNSPQPLVDWHERYFDDL from the coding sequence ATCCGCCCAGGCGGCAGACCTGACCCTGCAGCGCCAGTACTACGACGAAGCCAAGCGCGCCCTGGCCAAGGGCGACTCCGGCCCCTACTTCCGTTATGCCGATGCCCTGCGCGACTACCCCCTCGAGCCGTACCTGGCCTACGACGAGCTCACCGCCCGGCTGAAGTCCGCCAGCAATGCCGAGATCGAGAAGTTCCTCGCCGAACATGGCGACCTGCCGCAGGCCAACTGGATGAAACTGCGCTGGCTACGTTGGCTGGCAGAACGCGGTGACTGGGCGACCTTCACCAAGTACTACGACCCCAAGCTCAACTTCACCGAGCTCGACTGCCTCAACGGCCAGTACCAGCTGGGCCACAACCTCAAGGCCGAGGGCTACGCCACCGCCGAAAAGCTCTGGCTGAGCGGCAAGTCCCAGCCGGCGGCCTGCGACGGCCTGTTCGGCCAGTGGGCCGCCGAAGGCCAGCTGACCGAACAAAAACGCTGGCAACGGGCCAAGCTGGCGGCCGAAGCGCGTAACTACGCCCTGGCCAACAGCCTGGTCAACAGCATGACCACCCTGGCACCCCAGGGCCGCCTGCTGGTGGACGTGGCCCAGAAACCGGAGCTGCTGAGCCAGCCTTCGCGCTTCCAGCCCGTCAACGAAGCCATGTCCGACGTGGTCGGCCTCGGCCTGCGTCGCCTGGCCCGCCAGGACCCGGACAAGGCCATGGCGTTGCTGGACGGCTATGCCAGCAGCATGCACTTCTCCCGTGACGAAAAAGTGGCCATCGCCCGCGAGATCGGCCTGACCCTGGCCCGCCGCTTCGACAGCCGCGCCCTGGACGTGATGACCAAGTACGACCCCGAGCTGCGGGACAACACCGTGTCCGAATGGCGCCTGCGCCTGCTGTTGCGCCTGGCGCGCTGGGAAGACGCCTACCAGCTGACCCGCAAATTGCCCCAGGAGCTGGCCAGCACCAACCGCTGGCGCTACTGGCAAGCGCGCAGCCTGGAACTGGCGGAACCGAAGAACCCCCAGGCCCAGGCACTGTTCAAGGGCCTGTCCCGGGAGCGCGACTTCTATGGTTTCCTCGCCGCCGACCATGCCAAGGCACCCTACCAGTTGAACAACCAGCCGCTGATGCTCAGTCAGGCGGTGATCAACAAGGTACGCAACACCCCTGGGGTGCGTCGCGCCCTGGAGCTCCACGCCCGTGGACAGATCGTCGACGGACGTCGCGAGTGGTACCACGTCAGCCGGCACTTCAACCGCGACGAAATGGTCGCCCAGGCGCGGCTGGCCTATGACCTCAAATGGTACTTCCCGGCCATCCGCACCATCAGCCAGGCCCAGTACTGGGACGACCTGGACATTCGCTTCCCCATGGCCCATCGCGACACCCTGGTACGCGAGGCCAAGGTCCGCGGCCTGCATTCAAGCTGGGTATTTGCCATCACCCGCCAGGAAAGCGCCTTCATGGATGACGCCCGCTCCGGTGTCGGAGCCAGCGGCCTGATGCAATTGATGCCTGGTACCGCCAAGGAAACCGCACGCAAGTTCAGCATTCCCCTGGCATCGCCGCAGCAGGTACTGGACCCGGACAAGAACATCCAACTGGGCGCGGCCTATCTCAGCCAGGTCCATAGCCAGTTCAACGGTAACCGGGTACTGGCCTCCGCGGCCTACAACGCCGGCCCGGGGCGGGTACGCCAATGGCTGAAGGGGGCCGACCACCTGAGCTTCGACGTCTGGGTGGAGAGCATTCCCTTCGATGAAACCCGCCAGTACGTGCAGAACGTCCTGTCCTATTCGGTGATCTACGGCCAGAAGCTCAATTCGCCGCAACCCCTGGTGGACTGGCATGAGCGGTACTTCGACGACCTCTAG